CCTTAATTTTAACTTCGGTCGTCGATATCAGTGATCAAAAACTCGCAGAAGCCCGTTACAGAGACTTGATTCAATCCAACCTGCTCTTGATGTGGACCTGTCGCCCGACCGGTGAATGTGACTTTTTGAACGAACGCTGGCTGGCGTACACCGGCAAATCCGCGGACGAGCAGCTGGGGTATGGATGGTTAGAACAACTCCACCCCGATGATCGAGAACGCGTGAATCGCACCTGGCAAGAAGCCGTGAAGAACGGGTCCCACTTGATGGTGAAATTCCGTATCCGATGCCATGACGGCAGCTACCGGTGGTTTCTGGCTTTGGCCAATCCCTTAATGGACGACCGGGGAGCGATCGACCGTTGGGTCGGCTGCAATATCGATATTGAAGAGCAGCATCAGGCGGAAATAGCGCTTCAAGATTTGCTGCAACAGAATCGGCATATTCTTGAATCGGCGGGAGAAGGCATTTGGGGGTTGGACCTCGAAGGCAATGCCACGTTCGTCAACCAGGCTGCCGCGCGCATGTTAGGCTATCAACCAGAAGAGCTCATCGGAAAACCGATGCACACGCTGGTTCATCATACCAAACCCGATGGGTCGCCTTATCTTCAGGAATCCTGTCCCATGTATACCGCCTTCACCGAAGGCACGGCTCAACACCGGTCGGATGAGTACCTGTGGCGGAAAGATGGATCACACTTTCCCGTGTCATACACGAGTAGCCCGAACCTGGACGAACACAAGCGACTAACCGGAGCGGTCGTGGTGTTCCGGGACATCACCGAAGAGCTGGAAGCCAAAAGAATGATCGCCGAGAAGAATTTGGAACGCACACTCATCCTCGATAATGTTCCAGCCCTGGTCGCCTCGTTCGACCGGCACCATCACTATCGATTCGCCAATAAACGATACCTGAAATGGTTCAATATCACAGATGATTACCTCAAGGGCAAACATGTCCAGGAGTTGCTGACCTCCGAAGTCTACACGAACATCATACGCCCTAAGATGGATCGGGCCCTGAATGGCGAACTCACGTCATTCGAGTTGCAAATTCCACATGCCAACGGGCATCTGCGCTGGGTCCAAGCCACCTACGTTCCGGATCGAGATGTCCAGGGCGTCGTTCATGGGCTGTTTGCGATGGTCGTGGATATTCACGAACGCAAGCAATTCGAAGCGCAACTAGAAGAAGTCACGGAACGTCTTCAATTAGCCACGCAATCCGCCGAAATCGGGGTCTGGGACTGGGACGTCACGCGCAACGTGCTCACCTGGGACGAACGGATGTACGAGCTCTATGGAGTCACCCGCAACACCTTTGCCGGCGCGTACGAAGCCTGGACCAATGCCCTGCATCCCGACGATCACGACCGGGCCCATGGCCAACTCCAAGCGGCCCTGGCAGGGGACGCCACGTTCAATTGCGAATTTCGCATCATCTGGCCCGATCAATCCATTCACCATATTCGGGCCTTTGCGACGGTCCAACGCAATCAAGCCGGAGAGGCGATTCGTATGATCGGCGTCAACTGGGATATCACCATCGAGAAACTTCAGGAACACACGTTGACGCAGTACATCGATAATCTCCGGCGTTCGAACGCAGAACTGGAACAGTTTGCCTATGTGGCCTCGCATGACCTTCAGGAACCCCTTCGAAAAATCCGAAACTTCTCGGAACTCCTGGCCCTCCGCGCCAAGGGTCACCTGCCACAGGAGGCTGAAAAATACTTGAAGACGATCGTGGATGGGGCCCTTCGCATGCAAACGCTCGTGCAAGATCTCCTCGCGTATTCCCGGGTCGCACGCGGCGCACTCAAGGTCGAATCCGTGGATCTTCGTGACGTGCTCAAGACCGTCCTCGAAAATTTAGATCAACGAATCATTGAAGCCAAGGGAACTATCACGGTCGGCACACTGCCCGTCGTCGTGGCCAATCGAACTCAGATGGAACAGTTGTTCCAGAATCTCATCGGTAACGGGGTGAAATATCGAACCGACGCGCCTCCTGTAATCGGCGTGTCGGCGGAGCGCAAGTTGACCCATTGGCTCTTCTCCGTTCGAGACAATGGCATTGGCATCGACCCTCAGTATGTCGAACGGATCTTCGTGATCTTTCAACGGCTCCACACGAAGCAAGAATACACAGGAACAGGGATCGGACTGGCCATATGCAAAAAAATCGTGGAGTTACACGGCGGTGATATCTGGGTGGAATCGACGCCTCACCAAGGTTCGACCTTTTTTTTCACCCTCCCCGATCGCTCGAAATCGTCCTCTTCAATCGCGCACAACACCAGTTCATCTCAAGAGCTTTCAGCCTAGCTAGACAGTTTTGAGGGCATGGGATAAGATGTTTAGATAGATACCCGTTTACGCTGCTCTCGCTCTTCGTTGTCCGCAACATTCTCGCAAGAACTAGCATTCGTTATCTAAGGAGAAATCGATGCTCGACCAGTCCAATCCGATTCATGTTCTCATGGTTGAAGATGATGAAGAAGATGTCGAGCTGACGAAGGTCGCATTGTCAAAGTCAAAAGTCGCCCTTGACCTTCAAGTCGTCGAGAATGGAGCCGAGGCCATGAGCTACTTGAAGAAAGCGCCTCCCTACCAGGACAGACCTCGTCCGGACCTGATTCTGCTCGACCTGAATCTCCCCAGAAAAAACGGGCGCGAAGTTCTCGCAGATCTGCAAAATGATGAAAGCTTACGGTTGATCCCGGTGATCATCCTCACCACATCCGACCAGGATGAAGACGTACTGAGAACGTATGAGCTGGGGGCCAATTGCTATATCACAAAACCCGTGGGATTGGAACAGTTTTCAAAAGTCGTCAACGCTATCGACCACTTTTGGTTTTCAATCGTGAAGCTCCCTTGACCGGCTGCCATAAACCTTCGCGACCTCGGTCCGATCCCACAGGAATCACCAATCTCCGAACGCAAGGTCCGCGATCAACGCAAGAGAAAAGGAATGCCTTATGTCACCCCGACCGATATCGATACTGTTAGTTGAAGATGACGACGAAGATATCTATTTGACTGAGGAAGCGCTTCACGCTTCGAAGCTCGTGATACAGTTAGACATCGTGAAGAATGGAGAGGACGCCATTAAGTATCTTCATCGTGAGGCGCCCTATGGCGACAAAATGTTGCCAGACTTGATTATCCTGGACCTGAATTTGCCCAAAAAAAATGGATGGGAGGTACTCGAAACGATCAAATCCAACGCCACGCTCAGAACCCTCCCAGTTACGATCCTCACCACCTCCAGTGAAGACCCCGACGTACGGCGCGCGTATGACATGGGAGCGAACAGCTACATCACCAAACCCATCGGACTCGAAGCGTTTCGCAGCGTCGTTCACACGCTTGAGGACTTTTGGTTCACGATCGTGAAGCTGCCTCCCAAGCCAACCAGATAGCCATCCCTCCAAGATGATGGAGTACCCTGGGCTCGCGAATGCCGCAAGTTCTTTCTCGTGCCCAGCATGAAGCGCAAGAAACAAGGGCTCACGGCGATGTCTTCGTAGGATTAAACGGCTGTGATCTGAACGGCAGCCGATGGCCGGTCTGTTTGAGGAGAGTCAATCTTCGGAAATGTCACGCTGAATGTACTTCCCTGGCCTTCAACGGAATTCACCCAGATTTTTCCGCCATGAAATTCGACGATTTTTTGACAAAGGGCCAGACCAATACCCGTGCCCTTTGGGATGTTCGTATGGTCTATTCGTTCAAACACCGTGAATATCGTCGTCAGATATTTCAGCGGGATTCCGACTCCATTGTCACGAACTTGTAGATGCCAGTATCCATCCTGTTCATCGACCGCGACGTCGATTTGCGGAGGTTCGGCGCGACGAAAGCGGATGGCGTTGCTGATGAGATTGCGGAACAATTGCTGAAGCAACCCCTGATTCCCCAGAATCTCTGGCAGAAGCGCGATCGTGATGTTGGCCTGAGCCTCCTGAACGACATCCTCCAATTCTCCAAGCACCTCGTGAACGGTCTCAGACAAATTCACGGGAAGCAATGGTTGCTGCCCGCCACCGACCAAGGAATACGCTAAAAGATTCGTAATGAGTTGCCGCATATGATAGGCATTCTTAAGGGAGCGACTGAGATAATCCGCAACCTGTTCGGGTATATGCCCTTTGAGATCCTTCTCCATGATTTCCAGGTAATTAATGATTCGTCTGATTGGAGCCTGTAAGTCATGCGAAGCCCGGTGGGAAAATTGCGCCAACTCCTTCTGCGATCGTTCGATTTCGAGTCGCTGCTCTTCTGCCTGCCGTATTAACACCGACTTCTCGACCGCGAGGACGACTGCGCGGATGAGGTCGTCTGCCGTCGTCTTTTTTTTCACGAGGTAATCTGCGGCTCCGCTCTTGAGCGCATTTCTTACGATCGATTCATTGCCATGATTTGTCAGAAGCAGGACCGGAATGTTTCGGTCACGCTGTTCATGAATCAATTTCGTCATCCATTCCAACCCATCCGCATCGGGAAGCTGATAATCGAGCAAGACGCAATCCGGATGCTCAGCCAGGAACAATTCCCAGCCTTTCGTTCCGGAATCAGCCTCGAGCACCTGAAAGACCGGGTGTTGATTCTTCCGTAGATAGTGACAGAACACCTCTCGTGCCTCTGCGCTGTCGTCGATAAGCAGGACGGTCAAAGAAGAAGTCGTCATCGCTTGGGAAGTCATGAGAATAGAGTGATTAAAAGGGTAATTCTTGATGGATCTCGCATATCCATGAAGACCGTTGCTTATGATGCCGGGCCTTTACGTGTTGCTGGCACGCCTGCCAGTATCGAGTTTCATGCTATTAACCCTCTCGGCTTATCATCCTTTTTCCTAAAGGCGCGGCGCCTGCCAGTAGCTAGGATCGAGAAACTGACAGGAACCATCAGATCACGTCCAGTGAATAGTCCCAATGAACGCTTCTCTTCAACACGCCTGCCCTTTCTGCGCCGGACGATGGGCCAGCCATAAAGTTGTACGCTCCGAAGACCGATCAGAGAATCAACATCGTGAAAAGGGCAAACCATCCGTAAGGGTGGGACGCAAAGCCAAGGGACCTTTGAGAACGGTTGTGCAGACAGAGGTTCGCCCGGTTGCCACTCATGCACCCCCTCCGGCTCGGCTCTCACGCTTCTGGCTCATGGGTGTCCAGCAGTTGTCACCCAAGATTCCCTTCTCACTCTCACAAGACATTGGTCATCAACCGATAAGGCAATAAAAGATTTCTCCGATGACCGTAGAGAGAACAAGAAACAAGGTCACCATTCATGTCTGCCGCTGAAGCTCCAGATACGCTGCGCGTCCTCCTCGTGGAAGATGACGAGGACGATGCCGCTATGACGCGGGCGCTACTCTCCAATATTCCCGGGACGCGTTTTGAGATGGATTGGGTCTCATCCTACGACCGCGGGCTAGAAATGATTCAAGCCAATCGCCATGATGTCGACCTGGTCGATTATCACCTTGGCATGCACTCCGGGCTGGACCTCCTTCACGCAATCCAAGGGGAAACGCGACATGCCCCGGTGATTATGCTCACCGGCCACGGGAACGAATCGGTCGTCCTCGAAGCCATGCGGTCAGGAGCAGCCGACTATCTCCCCAAAGGATCCATGTCCTCGGAAAGCCTAGAGCGAGCGATTTCCCATGCAGTCGAAAAATTCCGTTTACGATGCCACCTGGACGAGCGGCATCGTGAGTTGCAACAAGCTAATGACGATCTCAAGATGCGCAGCGAAGAAATCGAACGCTTCTACCATGTGCTGGCACACGAGCTCAAAACGCCACTCACGGCTGCCAGCGAGTTCGTGGATATTCTCCTCGAAGAAATTTCCGGCCCCATCAATGCCGACCAACGCGAGTACTTACAGATCATCGACGGTTGTTTCGACTCGTTGAAACAGAACATCAACGATTTATTCGATATCACACGTCTGGAAACCGGGAAATTAAGCGTGACCTTGGAGTCTGCCCCGGTCGATGACCTCATCCATCAGGTCGTGACATCATTCGGCCCCATCGCCCACCATAAAGGCGTCACGCTCGACTGCGCTGTCTCTCCAAACCTGTCCGCCGTCTTCATGGACCCGCAGCGCATTCGACAGGTCCTGAATAACTTGCTCAGCAATGCCATTAAATTCACGCCATCCGGAGGCTTCGTGACCATTGCCGCATCAGAAGAGACCGCCAACCCGTCCTTCCTGACCATTACGGTCACGGACACTGGACAGGGCATTGAAGCAGATCAATTGAGCCGCATTTTTGGTCGCCTCTATCAAATTCGTGATGACTCATCACCGTCGGTGGCCGGACTAGGCCTTGGACTTTTTATCGCGCGGGAGCTCGTGAAGCTTCATGGCGGCACGCTGTCGGTGACCAGCACACCGGGGGTAGGCAGCACATTTTCCTTTACCCTTCGTCACACGTCTCAACCCACGTCATGACGATTTAAGCGAAAGAGAGTGAAGCATGCAGAAGAAAATATTACTCGCTGAAGACGACGAACGAATCGTGAAAGCCATTTCCGTCCGGCTCAACGCAAAAGGCTATGAAGTCCTCGCTGCCTACGACGCCATCATGGCCATGCAAAAAACCATGGAACAAGATCCCGATCTGATCTTGTTAGACATCAACATGCCTGGAGGCAATGGGCTCACACTCGCCGAGCGATTAAAAAATTCCAGCAAAACGAGTCACATTCCTATTATTTTCCTCACAGCGAGCAAACAACCCGATCTTCAACAACGTGCGATCAATCTGGGAGCGATCGCCTTCTTCGAAAAGCCATTCGACTTTGATGAGCTACTGGCGACCGTTCGGGCCGCTTTGGACCACCCACATGTGCGCTTGACGAACGCGTACTAAGGCCATGTCACTCCTTTCGGTCATACCGGACCGTGAAAAAGCCTCACGTTCCTCACAAAGCCACGACTCCACTCAAGCCTTGCGTGTGCTCTTAATCGAAGACGACGAAGACGACGCGCTCATCGCAAAATCCCTATTATCCTCCATAGAAGGCTCCACGTTCCACGTGGACTGGATCTCATCATACGATGAAGCCCTCGACGTCATCCTGCAGAATCAACATGATGTCTGTCTGTTGGATTACCGACTCGAAGCGCGAACCGGCATCGAGTTTTTGAGGGAGACCCTGCAGTATGGTTGTCAAGTGCCCATCATCATGATGACCGGCGCGAAGGATCAAGAACTCGACTTCAAAGCCATCAAACTTGGAGCCGCGGACTATGTGGTCAAAGGCGAGACGGCTTCCGTTATCTTAAATCGCGTCATTCTCCACGCACTCGAGCGCAAGCGGGCCGATCTCGAAAGGCAGGAGCTCCAAACGCAACTTCTGGAGACATCCCGGCAGCTCGGCATGGCGGAAATCGCGATCAATGTTCTTCACAACGTAGGAAATGTCTTGAATAGCATCAATGTTTCCTCGGGCATCATCGCCCAGTCACTACGGCAAGCACATGTCGGAGAACTCGGGAAAGTCGCGGAACTCTTGAATGCCCACCATGATCAGCTTGGGCCATATCTGACCGACGATGCCAAAGGCAAGCTGATTCCCCAGTATCTACAAGGACTGGGAACCGACCTTTCCATACGGTTTAACCGTGCCATTCAGGAAGTCGATGCTCTGGTTTCTCAAGTAGATCATGTCAAACATGTCATCAAAGCCCAACAAGACATCGCCAAACCCGGCGGTCTGCAGGAACCGGTCCGGGCCGAAGAACTGATTGAGCAAGCGTTGATGATCAGTCACGGGGAGCTCGTCCATCATCATATCGCGATCGTCCGGGACTATGCCCACCTTCCGCAGATCATGCTTGACAAGCATCAAGTCTTGCAAATCCTGGTCAATCTTATCCGTAACGCCAAACATGCCATGCTCGCGATACAAAACATCCCCCACCGCCTCACGCTCCGACTGCGATATTGTGATGACCTGACAGATCACTTTCAGATCGAAGTCCAGGATACTGGGATAGGGATCAAGGCAGAAAATTTGACTCGTATCTTTGCCCAAGGCTTCACGACCAAGAAACAAGGCCATGGCATCGGACTGCATAGCAGCGCCCTGGCTGCGAAAAACTGTGGGGGCTCTCTTCAGGCCATCAGCGATGGGGAAAGGCATGGAGCGACATTTATCCTTCGGCTGCCGCTTTCCACGATACAGGCTCCCGCCTAACCTCAATCAAGGAGAGACAGCCTTTTCGCGAGACGCCTTGACACTGACCTACCCTGAACGGACTGGTTCGAACACGGACAAGTCCTCTCCCGTCAATAGATACGCTTTTCCAAACCCCATCACGAACCGGCCACTGACCGGTCGTAAATGGAATAAGAGAAAGTCCGGCAATTGCCGCAATAACGCGACCGTCTTGCCGTGTCGTTGCTGATAGCCGTCCAGCACTACTGTATAGTTCGAAGCATCCGGCGATACCGGAATCGCCTCACACTGATACATCACCCTGGTCCGCGCAAAAATCTGGCGGCTCGTGTGCTCATCAGCGATCACCATGATCGAAACGGTTGGGTTCCCGAGCATGTGCCGGGTATGCGCCGCTAATTGACTGACAAAAATGTAAAAATGATTCGGGGGACGATGGAGGTAGGGCGTATAACTCAGATCAGGCAGACCTTCAGGGTTTACGGTCGAAAGCTGAAGACTCTGCATCTTCCTGATGAGTTCCGCACAGACCGTTTCCGGTGCGTCCTCGCTCATGGCCGATACGTCGATTCTCGACGGCGAGCGAATTCATCAAGCAGGTTCCGCGTGCGTGGCGGACTAGGACTGCCGGGGTTCAAGTTCAATGATCCCTTTGCGGATGGCCAGAATTGCGGCCTGCGTGCGATCATAGACGTGGAGCTTATGGAAGATATTTCTGACGTGATTTTTCACGGTTTTTTCGCTGAGGTCCAGCACATTCGCGATCTCTTTGTTCGTCTTTCCATCCGCCACGAGACGGAGCACGGTAATCTCCCGGTCCGTGAGGTCATGCTCGAGCACTCCACGCTTCCGCCCTTTTCCTTCCGCAAGAAGTGAGAACTCCGCAAGGATTTTACTGGCGACGGAGGGATGAATGAGTGACTCCCCTCGAGAAATCGTGCGGATGGCCGCAACTATTTGCGCCGAATCACTGTCTTTCAGTAAATACCCGGTCGCCCCAGCCCGAACAAGGTCGAAAATATATTGCTGTTCTTCATACATCGTCAGCGCAATCACGCCGATATGAGGAAATTCCCGTTTAATAATCCTGGTCGCCTCGACTCCGGTCATCCCCGGCATACTCACATCCATCAGAATCACGTCGGGCAGAAGCACACGGGTTTTTTCCACGGCCTCTCCCCCATCACGCGCCTCACCCACAATTTCAATGTCGTCTTTGGTTTCGAGGATCGCACACAATCCTTCCCGGACCACCCGATGATCATCAGTGATTAAGACACGGGTTTTTTTAGCCATGCGAAAACTTCTCCTTATGATACGATCGGAATACGGATCGTGACGCTCGTCCCCTCGCCAGGCTGTGACTCCCAATGAACTTTCCCAGCCAGCATACGAGCGCGTTCCATCATTCCCTGCAAACCAAAATGATCCCATTTGGCAGGATTTTTTGATTCCATTTCCACGTCAAAACCGTTCCCGTTATCGGTGACGGTCGTTGAGAGTACACCATTTTGCGCAAGAACTTCCACCCTCACTCGAGAGGCCTGCGCATGTTTGGCGACATTTTGCAAAGCTTCTTGGACCATTCGAAAGACGAATACCTTGGTTTTGGGGTCAAAATGAATTTCATCACCTGTCGCGGTAAACACCGTACGAATTTTATGCTCCGATTCAAAGGACTTCATATAATTCGACAGGGCGGATACCAGATCGAGCGTGTCATAGTGTCCAGGGCGAAGATTATACACCACCTGCCGTGCCTCTTGAATCGCACTCTTGAGTTGACTGTTGGTCTGATTCAGCATCGTCAGACATTTGCTGGGGTCTGTTCTGACCAGATCCCGGCAACGTTCGAGCTTTAAATTGGACCCGACAAGCGTTTGGACCAGCCCATCGTGAATTTCACAGGCGATTCGGGTTCGCTCATCGTTCACGGCGCCTTCGGATTCTTCCTTGACGTAAAGCTGGAACAACGACTGATACCGCCTCAGCGTGGTTTCAATTTCAGTCGACGCGCGTATTCGGGCTTCGACCAATTGCCACATGAACTTTGCACTGGCCCCTCCAATAATCGCGAGATGGGAATCATGGATCTTGAATAAGGCTTTTTCCACGTCAGGGTTGCCAGTCACATCGATCACCAGGTCGATATCCTGACGATCGAGAAAATCTTGATAATTTTTCGTGACCGGGATTTTGAGACGTTGGGCCAATTGGACGCCACGTGTGCTGGCGCGTTTCTCGGCAAGCCCGACGACACGGACGAGCGGATCATCCGCAAAAATTTCAATTAAGGCCGTTCCCCCTTTTCCACCACCGATGATGGCTACTCGCGTCACCTCCACGGTCGCGTTAGAGCGACGGGACACTCGCGGTGATCGGGGCGATTTGGCTTTGGTTAGTGGGCGGGCCATGCGGGCGGTTTACTCTTTCTGGAAGGACAGAAGGACTCAACACATTCGAGAAGATGTTCGTCCTGAAAACCTATGCGTTGCGTCGTATAGACAAACCCTCTCGTCCCGGAAGAACTCTCCAGGACCCGGATTACGAGACTTGTTTTTCCTGAGCCAATACCCTGATCGTATCCATGAATTGGTCGATATCTTTAAACTCTCTGTACACCGACGCGAACCGGACGTAGGCGACAGGATCAAGATCGCGAAGCTCACGAATCACTTCCTCGCCGACATCACGGCTCGGAATTTCTGTCTCGCCTTTGTCTTGAATCCGTTTTTCAATGCGATCCACCGATGCCCCTAGCGCGCTAATACTTACAGGCCTTTTTTCGCAGGCCTTTTTGAGCCCGGACAGGATTTTGGTGCGGTCAAATGGTTCGCGACGGTTATCTTTTTTGACGACCATCGGCATACTTTCCTCGATACGTTCATAGGTCGTGTACCGGCGGCGGCAGGAAATACATTCTCGGCGACGGCGAATGATTTCTCCTTCTCGAGCCGTTCGAGAATCAATCACTTTGTCATCGAGTTGGTCACAGAATGGGCACTTCACCCGGGATGATCCTGTTGCCTACTGAGTCCGTTAGGCAGATTGATAGGAATAAAACATCGGAAAGCGAGCGGATAGGAATTTGACTTCTTTTTTCACTTCGCGCTGCGCTTTTTTATCGTCAGGACGAAGGATGACTCGATCCATCAAGGCCACGATTTCCTGCATTTCACCTTGGCCCATCCCACGAGTCGAGACGACAGGCGTCCCAATCCGAATGCCACTCGCCACAGCTGGTGGCTGCTCATCGTATGGGATGGCATTTTTATTCACCACGATTCCCGCTGCATCGAGCGCAGCCTCGGCTTCTTTACCCGTCACATTCTTGGAGGTCAGGTTGAGCAAGAACAAGTGGTTATCCGTACCATCAGAGACGACTCGGTAACCCCGATCCAGGAATTCTTGAGCCAACATCTTGGCATTTGCGATGACTTGTCGCTGATAGACCTTGAATTCAGGAGCCAATGCCTCTTGAAATGCCACGGCTTTTGCAGCAATGACATGCATGAGTGGACCGCCTTGCAACCCTGGAAATACGATTTTATCGACCGCCTTGGCATGTTCGGCCTTGCACATGATCATGCCGGCGCGAGGACCGCGCAACGTTTTGTGCGTCGTCGTCGTCACAAAATCCGCGTACGGTACGGGGTTAGGGTGAAGGCCGGCGGCGATTAACCCTGCGATATGCGCGATATCAACCATGAGATACGCCCCGACTCGATTGGCAATATCCCGAAACCGTGGAAAATCCAAGATTCGAGAGTACGCGCTCGCCCCAACCACCAGCATCCGGGGTTTACATTCACTGGCTATTCGTTCCACTTCGTCATAGTTGATACGACCGGTTTCACGATCCACACCATACGCGTAGGACTGAAAGAGTTTTCCGGAGAAATTCACTTTATGCCCGTGCGTTAAATGTCCACCATGCGCGAGGCTCATGCCCAAGATCACATCTCCAGGCTTCAGCACAGACAGATACGCTGCCATATTGGCGGTCGATCCTGAATGCGGCTGCACGTTGACATGCTCACACCCGAACAATTGTTTCGCGCGGGCAATCGCCAATTCCTCGACCGTATCCACATATTGGCAACCGCCATAATACCGACGACCGGGATATCCTTCGGCGTATTTATTGGTCATCACAGAGCCCTGCGCCCCCAAGACCGCTGGGCTGGCATAGTTCTCTGAAGCGATCAATACAAGCTTTTCCCGCTGGCGTTTCTCTTCGGCGCGAATGGCCGCGTACACCTCTGGATCAGTCTCTTGAATCGCCTTGAAGGTTCCGACTGGAAATCGCACAAACTGCCTCCCTACTCGGACTCAGATTGGGGACTATCCTCTGCTAAATCAATCTCATCCTGAACCGGCTCTTCACCGCCTTTCTTCACGACCGTGACCGATACTTCAGGAACAACCTCTCGATGTAATTTCACCGGCACAGCGTACGTCCCCAGCTCTTTAATCGGCTGCGCCAGGGAAATCTTCCGCCGATCGATCTCGATGCCTTCTTGCGACAACCGTTCTCCGATATCTTTTGACGTGACGGATCCGAAGAGCTTGTCGTCTTTACCCGTCTGAACCTCGAACGTCATCGACACGCTGGCAATACGTTTCCCAAGTTCACCTAGCCCTTGAAGTTCTTTCTTCAATTGATGAGTGGCGACTCGTTTGAGATGCTCGAACGCTTTGATATTCCTCGGATTTGCAAGGATAGCTTTTTTTCGGGGGATAAGATAGTTTCTGGCATAGCCATCAGCCACAGTCAGGAGATCTCCAAGATAACCAAGACCGTCCACATCCTCTTTAAGAATCACTTTCATCGACATTACTCCTTCTTCACATCAACGATATCTTCTATATCCATGACGACCCACGAATCCACACGTGCTATGGCCATCTCGACACGAGTTCATCCACGACAGCGATCCAACTTATTGACAGCCTTGAGAGTTTTGGGGAAAGTAGGGGCCAACGCTAAGCAATTGATCATAAAGTCGGGTCATCAAAAAGTCAATTTGCCCCTTTTGAAAACTGTAGGACGGCTCCTTC
The genomic region above belongs to Nitrospirales bacterium and contains:
- a CDS encoding PAS domain S-box protein — protein: MLKTEYAQTTPKRSTLNPFRSTLRNKITWMLSGILLGATLVVLHQTRQSYFAALTDASANEVRHSIERLEGLWGNQINLIGEDVRFLSQTLPIQAIVHARKTGESNPPTKETASDWKNQVAMMFTAFMKVRNNYLQIRLIGIENDGKELVRVDRQQGAVWRVGESSLQKKWHRSYMQETIRQPPGTLYYSPIDLNRENGRISVPHIPTLRVATPIHTSSGEILGIFIINYNMNELFSQMRGMVRAKQTLYLTNQTGEYLMNPDPKKNFLFEFGQSYTMQQDFPQFKTWLTSRMTPQLPAILSSTVNDHVFELKRLPFPDKKTRYMILGLHDSSDPSLILLNTLITNIGFLSVAVLSLICVAMIWLARFMSRKEHELLSIINTAPTGLLMTNEAGTIVLTNALLTQKFGYEEEELLGQSVEMLLPKRFRSEHPTHRADFFAEPSPRRMGKGRELYALRKDGSEFSVVIGITSLKTDAETLILTSVVDISDQKLAEARYRDLIQSNLLLMWTCRPTGECDFLNERWLAYTGKSADEQLGYGWLEQLHPDDRERVNRTWQEAVKNGSHLMVKFRIRCHDGSYRWFLALANPLMDDRGAIDRWVGCNIDIEEQHQAEIALQDLLQQNRHILESAGEGIWGLDLEGNATFVNQAAARMLGYQPEELIGKPMHTLVHHTKPDGSPYLQESCPMYTAFTEGTAQHRSDEYLWRKDGSHFPVSYTSSPNLDEHKRLTGAVVVFRDITEELEAKRMIAEKNLERTLILDNVPALVASFDRHHHYRFANKRYLKWFNITDDYLKGKHVQELLTSEVYTNIIRPKMDRALNGELTSFELQIPHANGHLRWVQATYVPDRDVQGVVHGLFAMVVDIHERKQFEAQLEEVTERLQLATQSAEIGVWDWDVTRNVLTWDERMYELYGVTRNTFAGAYEAWTNALHPDDHDRAHGQLQAALAGDATFNCEFRIIWPDQSIHHIRAFATVQRNQAGEAIRMIGVNWDITIEKLQEHTLTQYIDNLRRSNAELEQFAYVASHDLQEPLRKIRNFSELLALRAKGHLPQEAEKYLKTIVDGALRMQTLVQDLLAYSRVARGALKVESVDLRDVLKTVLENLDQRIIEAKGTITVGTLPVVVANRTQMEQLFQNLIGNGVKYRTDAPPVIGVSAERKLTHWLFSVRDNGIGIDPQYVERIFVIFQRLHTKQEYTGTGIGLAICKKIVELHGGDIWVESTPHQGSTFFFTLPDRSKSSSSIAHNTSSSQELSA
- a CDS encoding response regulator gives rise to the protein MLDQSNPIHVLMVEDDEEDVELTKVALSKSKVALDLQVVENGAEAMSYLKKAPPYQDRPRPDLILLDLNLPRKNGREVLADLQNDESLRLIPVIILTTSDQDEDVLRTYELGANCYITKPVGLEQFSKVVNAIDHFWFSIVKLP
- a CDS encoding response regulator, translating into MSPRPISILLVEDDDEDIYLTEEALHASKLVIQLDIVKNGEDAIKYLHREAPYGDKMLPDLIILDLNLPKKNGWEVLETIKSNATLRTLPVTILTTSSEDPDVRRAYDMGANSYITKPIGLEAFRSVVHTLEDFWFTIVKLPPKPTR
- a CDS encoding ATP-binding protein codes for the protein MTTSSLTVLLIDDSAEAREVFCHYLRKNQHPVFQVLEADSGTKGWELFLAEHPDCVLLDYQLPDADGLEWMTKLIHEQRDRNIPVLLLTNHGNESIVRNALKSGAADYLVKKKTTADDLIRAVVLAVEKSVLIRQAEEQRLEIERSQKELAQFSHRASHDLQAPIRRIINYLEIMEKDLKGHIPEQVADYLSRSLKNAYHMRQLITNLLAYSLVGGGQQPLLPVNLSETVHEVLGELEDVVQEAQANITIALLPEILGNQGLLQQLFRNLISNAIRFRRAEPPQIDVAVDEQDGYWHLQVRDNGVGIPLKYLTTIFTVFERIDHTNIPKGTGIGLALCQKIVEFHGGKIWVNSVEGQGSTFSVTFPKIDSPQTDRPSAAVQITAV
- a CDS encoding hybrid sensor histidine kinase/response regulator; this translates as MSAAEAPDTLRVLLVEDDEDDAAMTRALLSNIPGTRFEMDWVSSYDRGLEMIQANRHDVDLVDYHLGMHSGLDLLHAIQGETRHAPVIMLTGHGNESVVLEAMRSGAADYLPKGSMSSESLERAISHAVEKFRLRCHLDERHRELQQANDDLKMRSEEIERFYHVLAHELKTPLTAASEFVDILLEEISGPINADQREYLQIIDGCFDSLKQNINDLFDITRLETGKLSVTLESAPVDDLIHQVVTSFGPIAHHKGVTLDCAVSPNLSAVFMDPQRIRQVLNNLLSNAIKFTPSGGFVTIAASEETANPSFLTITVTDTGQGIEADQLSRIFGRLYQIRDDSSPSVAGLGLGLFIARELVKLHGGTLSVTSTPGVGSTFSFTLRHTSQPTS
- a CDS encoding response regulator transcription factor, which codes for MQKKILLAEDDERIVKAISVRLNAKGYEVLAAYDAIMAMQKTMEQDPDLILLDINMPGGNGLTLAERLKNSSKTSHIPIIFLTASKQPDLQQRAINLGAIAFFEKPFDFDELLATVRAALDHPHVRLTNAY